The Candidatus Omnitrophota bacterium genome has a window encoding:
- the rpmE gene encoding 50S ribosomal protein L31, with amino-acid sequence MKDKIHPQYKEATISCVCGETIHTRSTKPVIHVDICSKCHPFFTGKQKLVDSAGRVEKFTKRYAGKKKEKTPEAKG; translated from the coding sequence GTGAAAGACAAGATACATCCACAATACAAAGAGGCGACAATCAGCTGTGTCTGCGGCGAGACGATCCATACCAGATCGACGAAGCCGGTCATACACGTTGATATCTGCTCAAAGTGCCATCCGTTCTTTACCGGTAAGCAGAAGCTGGTTGACTCGGCGGGCAGGGTAGAGAAGTTTACCAAGCGTTACGCGGGAAAGAAGAAAGAAAAAACGCCGGAAGCCAAAGGCTGA
- the rho gene encoding transcription termination factor Rho has product MEIAELKGKSISELTKLAKDLNVNGISGLKKQDLIFRILQAKTEKEGLIFGEGVLEILPDGFGFLRSPDYNYLPGPDDIYISPSQIRRFNLRTGDTVSGQIRPPKEGERYFALLKVEAVNFGNPEETKDKTLFDNLTPIYPNERFMLETKPQEVSTRIMDLFTPIGKGQRGMIVAPPYSGKTVLLQKFANSITTNYPEAVLIVLLIDERPEEVTDMQRLVKGEVISSTFDEPAERHIQVAEIVLEKAKRLVESGKDVVVLLDSITRLARAYNTCVPHSGKILSGGVDSNALQKPKRFFGAARKIEEGGSLTIIATALVDTGSRMDEVIFEEFKGTGNMELQLDRNLFQKRIYPAIDIKRSNTRREELLVRDDELKRIWLMRKVLQELNSDEAMQLLIEKLSKTKTNAEFLMTLNQK; this is encoded by the coding sequence ATGGAGATAGCCGAGTTAAAAGGAAAAAGTATCTCTGAATTGACAAAGTTGGCCAAAGATCTCAATGTTAACGGGATAAGCGGCCTCAAGAAGCAGGACCTCATATTCAGGATTCTGCAGGCAAAGACAGAAAAGGAGGGCCTTATCTTTGGCGAGGGCGTGCTTGAGATCCTGCCCGACGGATTCGGATTTTTAAGAAGCCCGGATTACAATTATCTTCCGGGGCCGGACGATATTTACATATCGCCGTCACAGATACGAAGATTTAACTTAAGGACGGGCGATACCGTAAGCGGACAGATACGTCCTCCGAAAGAGGGAGAGAGGTACTTCGCTTTATTAAAAGTTGAGGCCGTGAATTTCGGTAATCCGGAAGAGACCAAAGACAAGACGCTCTTTGACAACCTGACGCCGATATATCCGAATGAGCGCTTTATGCTCGAGACAAAACCTCAGGAAGTATCGACGCGTATAATGGACCTGTTCACTCCTATAGGAAAGGGACAGCGCGGCATGATAGTGGCGCCTCCGTATAGCGGCAAGACGGTACTTCTGCAGAAATTCGCCAACTCTATTACGACCAACTATCCGGAAGCGGTTCTTATAGTGCTTTTGATAGACGAGCGGCCGGAAGAAGTTACGGATATGCAGCGGCTGGTCAAAGGCGAGGTCATAAGTTCTACATTCGATGAGCCGGCGGAGCGTCATATTCAAGTCGCCGAGATAGTACTGGAAAAGGCGAAGCGTCTCGTTGAGAGCGGTAAGGACGTTGTGGTGCTTCTCGATTCGATCACGAGGCTTGCCAGGGCGTATAATACCTGCGTACCGCATTCGGGGAAGATACTCTCCGGCGGCGTAGATTCGAACGCGCTGCAGAAACCGAAGAGATTCTTCGGAGCCGCGAGAAAGATAGAAGAGGGTGGCTCACTTACCATTATCGCGACGGCGCTTGTGGATACAGGCTCGCGAATGGATGAAGTCATATTCGAAGAATTTAAGGGAACCGGCAATATGGAGTTGCAGCTCGACAGAAACCTGTTCCAGAAGAGGATATATCCTGCCATAGACATAAAGCGCTCGAATACGAGGCGCGAGGAACTATTGGTGCGGGATGATGAGCTGAAAAGGATATGGCTCATGAGAAAAGTGCTGCAGGAGCTGAATTCCGACGAGGCAATGCAGCTTCTGATAGAAAAATTGTCGAAGACAAAGACCAACGCCGAATTCTTAATGACGTTAAACCAAAAATAA
- the coaE gene encoding dephospho-CoA kinase (Dephospho-CoA kinase (CoaE) performs the final step in coenzyme A biosynthesis.), translated as MAIVGLTGGFGTGKSFVAKIFKKLGARIVDADKLAHNTLKKGSSTYKNIVSVFGRSILDTKGLIDRKSLGKIAFSDKRKIARLNSIIHPVVIKKIKDEIRSSKNEVLVVDAPLICETSLLGLVNVLVVVKSSREKQVDRCVKKFNLKKEDIYKRMECQMPLKAKIGKADYVVDNNGTRKETKKQVVKIWQDLKKGARVWR; from the coding sequence ATGGCTATAGTGGGGCTTACCGGCGGTTTTGGCACAGGAAAGAGCTTTGTAGCCAAGATTTTTAAGAAGCTTGGGGCAAGGATTGTCGATGCCGATAAGCTCGCGCATAATACGCTTAAAAAGGGTTCGTCCACATATAAAAATATAGTTTCTGTTTTCGGCAGATCTATATTGGATACTAAGGGCCTGATAGACAGAAAGTCCCTCGGTAAAATTGCCTTTAGTGATAAGAGAAAAATCGCCAGGCTGAATAGCATAATTCATCCCGTTGTGATAAAAAAGATAAAAGATGAGATAAGGTCGTCGAAAAATGAGGTATTGGTAGTGGACGCTCCGCTAATTTGCGAAACGAGCCTCTTGGGATTAGTGAACGTGCTTGTGGTTGTGAAGTCCTCGAGAGAAAAGCAGGTAGACAGGTGCGTAAAGAAGTTTAATTTAAAAAAAGAGGATATTTATAAGAGGATGGAGTGCCAGATGCCGCTTAAGGCAAAGATAGGTAAAGCGGATTATGTGGTAGATAACAACGGTACCAGAAAGGAAACGAAAAAGCAGGTGGTAAAAATATGGCAAGACTTAAAGAAGGGAGCAAGGGTATGGAGATAG
- the glgA gene encoding glycogen synthase GlgA, with amino-acid sequence MAKLKVLVASSEVVPFAKTGGLADVAGSLPLALEECGVDVRVIMPKYASVKVVGDSATIGKNVKVYFVENDDYFNRKELYGDKFGDYKDNLDRFVFFSREILERCKKEKFAPDVIHCNDWQTALVPVYLNTIYKYDSFFANTKILYTIHNLAYQGVFPKEEYPKLGLDWALFNIDYFEFYDKVNLMKAGMVYSDAISTVSKTYAEEILTREFGCGLEGVLKNRENALYGILNGIDYNLWSPEKDPKIFKKYSVDSLQDKYLNKEMFQKEMGLKVDRNIPMFGMISRLAEQKGADFVADIIDKVLNMKAQFVLLGTGDNKYHIIFEKIAKKYPSSASISLKFDAVLAQKIYASSDMFFIPSRYEPCGLSQMISFKYGTIPIVRQTGGLKDTVEEFNPRTGKGTGFTFIEPKSEDLFAAVKKALTVYKDKPLWMSLVKYVMSLDYSWEASAKEYMNVYNKVLNK; translated from the coding sequence ATGGCAAAATTAAAAGTATTGGTGGCCTCAAGCGAAGTGGTGCCGTTTGCCAAGACGGGAGGGCTTGCTGATGTCGCCGGCAGTCTGCCGCTTGCTTTGGAGGAATGCGGTGTTGATGTCAGGGTTATCATGCCTAAATACGCGTCTGTGAAGGTTGTCGGGGATTCAGCGACGATAGGAAAAAATGTTAAGGTATATTTTGTAGAGAATGATGATTATTTTAACAGGAAAGAATTATACGGCGACAAATTCGGCGATTATAAAGATAACCTCGACAGGTTTGTATTCTTCTCACGCGAAATATTAGAAAGGTGTAAGAAGGAAAAATTCGCTCCCGATGTTATTCATTGTAATGACTGGCAGACCGCGCTGGTCCCGGTATATTTAAATACGATATATAAGTACGATTCCTTTTTCGCAAATACGAAAATTTTGTACACTATACACAACCTCGCTTATCAGGGGGTATTTCCGAAGGAGGAATATCCAAAGCTGGGGCTTGACTGGGCGCTATTTAACATAGATTATTTTGAATTTTATGACAAAGTAAATCTGATGAAAGCCGGTATGGTATATTCGGACGCTATAAGCACAGTGAGTAAGACTTATGCCGAAGAGATACTTACGCGCGAATTTGGTTGCGGGCTGGAGGGCGTGCTGAAGAACCGCGAAAATGCGCTGTATGGAATATTAAACGGTATAGACTATAACCTCTGGAGCCCCGAGAAAGATCCCAAAATATTTAAAAAGTATTCTGTCGACTCATTGCAGGATAAATATCTGAATAAAGAGATGTTCCAGAAGGAGATGGGGCTCAAAGTCGATAGGAATATACCGATGTTTGGCATGATATCCCGCCTTGCGGAACAGAAAGGCGCGGATTTTGTAGCTGACATAATAGATAAGGTCCTTAATATGAAGGCGCAGTTCGTTCTGCTCGGTACGGGCGACAACAAATACCACATTATATTCGAAAAGATTGCGAAAAAATATCCGTCCAGCGCTTCGATAAGCCTGAAATTTGACGCGGTGTTAGCTCAAAAGATATATGCGTCATCGGATATGTTTTTTATACCTTCGAGATATGAGCCTTGTGGATTGAGCCAGATGATAAGTTTTAAGTATGGGACGATCCCTATTGTAAGGCAGACAGGCGGGTTGAAAGATACGGTAGAAGAATTTAACCCAAGAACGGGAAAGGGCACCGGATTTACGTTTATAGAACCTAAGTCGGAAGATCTTTTTGCGGCAGTTAAGAAGGCGCTCACGGTTTATAAAGATAAGCCGCTGTGGATGAGCCTTGTAAAATACGTGATGAGCCTGGACTATTCATGGGAGGCTTCCGCAAAAGAGTATATGAACGTCTACAATAAGGTGTTGAATAAATAG
- the polA gene encoding DNA polymerase I encodes MKRLFLIDGNSFCYRAYYAIRNLSNSKGQPTNAIYGFTTMLNKIVKDEAPDMLAVAFDLKGPTFRHKKYEEYKSHRKPMPDDLVSQMPYIKQVVQAYNIPIYELEGYEADDVLATLAKRAEEKGIDTFIVTGDKDALQLVDSHIKVYSTHKEGLIYDAAKVKEAYGVGPDRITDLMALMGDATDNIPGVKGIGEKTAMELISEFGSLEGLYKNIDKVKSAARKKMLADNEKNAFLSKELAVLDMNAPIDINFKELSLKEPDQAKLAELFREFEFKALLKDAIPSEKLESEYILIDNEKDLDDLLKELYNSKEFVFDTETTSEDPVLAKLAGISFSWKEGIAYYVGVCDGPEKKKLDINLVISKLKNVFEDSQIKKIGQNIKYDYIVLANYGIRVKGIVFDTMVASYLLNPSKFNHNLDDISIEYLGHKMTTPIQELLGKGKNAITMDKVDVDKVCSYSCEDSDVTFRLKKILEKELTKKDLDQLFYDVEIPLIEVLARMEMNGVSIDGDYLKELSGEMEKKLDKLTKKIYELAGEEFNINSPKQLSSVLFEKLKLPIIRRTKTGISTDEDVLKKLAAKHGLPEKLLEYRELSKLKSTYVDNLPALINPETGRVHTSFNQTVTATGRLSSSTPNLQNIPIKTEEGKKIRKAFVPSGKDNVLLSADYSQIELRVLAHFSDDKNLTKAFKDGLDIHSFTASLVFGVEEKDVAPDMRNMAKTVNFGIVYGMSPYGLSQSLSIEVDKAKEFIDAYFERYPNVRQFIEDLLEEAREKGYVTTILGRRRYISEINSQDMRIRQFAERAAINTPIQGSAADIIKVAMIAIQERLMKKNLSSKMIMQVHDELVFDVNKDELKEVYEIVKDGMENIIKLKVPVEAHIEVGKNWLEQESYKS; translated from the coding sequence ATGAAACGGCTTTTTCTAATTGATGGCAATTCATTTTGCTACAGAGCGTATTATGCCATACGCAACCTTTCTAACTCAAAGGGCCAGCCCACCAATGCCATTTACGGCTTTACGACCATGTTAAACAAGATAGTCAAGGATGAGGCGCCTGATATGCTGGCAGTCGCATTTGATCTTAAAGGGCCCACCTTTAGGCATAAAAAGTATGAAGAATACAAAAGCCATAGAAAGCCGATGCCTGACGACCTTGTAAGCCAGATGCCGTATATTAAACAGGTGGTTCAGGCGTACAATATACCTATCTACGAATTAGAAGGATATGAAGCTGATGATGTGCTTGCGACGCTGGCTAAGAGGGCCGAAGAAAAGGGTATAGATACTTTTATAGTTACGGGAGATAAGGACGCTCTCCAGCTTGTTGATTCTCATATCAAGGTTTACAGCACGCACAAAGAGGGCTTGATATATGATGCCGCTAAAGTAAAAGAGGCGTATGGTGTTGGGCCGGACAGAATCACAGACCTGATGGCACTAATGGGTGACGCGACCGATAATATCCCGGGTGTAAAAGGCATAGGCGAGAAGACCGCGATGGAGCTTATAAGTGAATTTGGCAGCCTTGAAGGGCTGTATAAGAATATCGATAAGGTAAAGAGCGCGGCGAGAAAGAAGATGCTGGCCGATAACGAAAAGAACGCTTTCTTGAGTAAAGAATTGGCCGTTCTTGATATGAATGCTCCTATAGACATAAATTTCAAAGAGTTGTCCTTAAAAGAGCCGGACCAGGCAAAGCTTGCAGAATTATTCAGGGAGTTCGAATTCAAGGCCCTATTGAAAGACGCGATACCCAGCGAGAAACTGGAATCGGAATATATTCTTATTGATAACGAAAAGGATCTCGACGACCTTCTAAAAGAACTTTATAATTCAAAGGAGTTTGTATTTGATACCGAGACTACGAGCGAAGATCCTGTGCTTGCAAAATTAGCGGGCATATCTTTTTCCTGGAAGGAAGGGATTGCCTATTATGTAGGCGTATGTGATGGCCCCGAGAAGAAGAAGCTCGATATTAATTTAGTTATCAGTAAATTAAAGAATGTTTTTGAAGATAGCCAGATAAAGAAGATAGGCCAGAATATAAAGTACGACTATATAGTTTTGGCAAATTACGGGATTCGCGTAAAAGGAATTGTGTTTGATACAATGGTAGCGTCATATTTGCTCAATCCCTCAAAGTTTAACCATAATCTTGATGATATATCCATAGAATATTTGGGGCACAAGATGACCACGCCCATACAGGAATTACTCGGTAAGGGCAAGAACGCCATAACGATGGATAAAGTTGATGTCGATAAGGTGTGCTCTTACTCGTGCGAGGACAGCGACGTCACGTTTCGTCTTAAGAAGATACTGGAAAAAGAGCTTACAAAAAAGGACCTGGACCAATTGTTTTATGATGTTGAAATTCCGCTTATAGAAGTATTGGCGCGCATGGAGATGAACGGAGTATCTATAGACGGCGATTATCTAAAAGAGCTTTCAGGCGAGATGGAGAAGAAGCTCGATAAGCTGACGAAAAAAATTTATGAACTTGCAGGAGAGGAATTTAATATAAATTCGCCCAAGCAGCTGTCATCGGTATTATTCGAAAAGCTGAAACTTCCCATTATAAGACGCACAAAGACGGGTATATCTACGGATGAAGACGTTCTTAAGAAGCTTGCGGCTAAACATGGCTTACCTGAAAAACTATTGGAATATAGGGAATTATCCAAGCTAAAATCCACCTATGTCGATAATTTACCCGCTTTGATCAATCCGGAAACCGGCAGGGTTCATACGTCGTTTAACCAGACCGTTACCGCTACGGGCAGGCTTTCGTCCAGTACGCCCAATTTGCAAAATATACCGATAAAGACTGAGGAAGGCAAGAAGATCAGGAAGGCCTTTGTGCCTTCGGGCAAGGACAATGTATTGCTGTCTGCCGATTATTCGCAGATAGAGCTGAGGGTGCTGGCCCATTTTTCCGATGATAAGAACCTTACAAAAGCGTTTAAAGACGGTCTCGACATCCATTCTTTTACGGCAAGTCTGGTATTTGGCGTGGAAGAAAAAGATGTGGCGCCCGACATGAGAAACATGGCGAAGACCGTAAATTTCGGCATAGTATACGGCATGAGCCCGTATGGCCTATCGCAAAGCCTTAGCATAGAAGTCGACAAAGCCAAAGAATTCATAGACGCTTATTTTGAAAGGTATCCTAATGTCCGGCAATTTATCGAAGACTTGCTGGAAGAGGCCAGGGAAAAGGGTTATGTTACGACAATCCTGGGCAGAAGACGTTATATTTCAGAAATAAACAGCCAGGATATGCGCATCCGTCAGTTTGCCGAGAGAGCAGCCATAAACACGCCGATACAGGGGTCGGCAGCCGATATAATAAAAGTAGCCATGATAGCGATACAGGAAAGACTAATGAAAAAGAATCTGTCCTCTAAGATGATCATGCAGGTTCACGACGAACTTGTCTTTGATGTGAATAAAGATGAGCTTAAGGAAGTATATGAAATAGTGAAGGACGGCATGGAGAATATAATAAAGTTGAAAGTGCCTGTAGAGGCCCATATAGAGGTGGGCAAGAATTGGTTAGAGCAAGAAAGCTATAAGTCGTAA
- a CDS encoding diguanylate cyclase, translating into MFKDKRIQALAISLILCISYFLWIAPLKPIRIANLKIIDTYFALSSKVTSSPKAFEDIVLVTIDDESLRRINIQWPWPRSVIAGIISKISQQGPRLILADLVFAGKSVNPEEDLALINTLKDSKNVIGAAYFGNDGRYVIPDEPIALSLADFGFVNKPRDADNSVRRTRPYFLSPSGEVIDYSLSLKAAGRILNMPTAGLAATLPLSKDGTAYIKFFGRTEKFNIVPVWKIMDSSINTIPLKNKTVLLGVTSESFHDAYSTPLGIMPGLTIDLNEMLTYTNKKFFRYAAGNMNSVIIFLFLLMAVMGALRLHVITGTVFGIALIAASFFLGLFLFTKYIITDTFGAIFLIAASTILLHGARSVLLALENIVLKKEAITDGLTGLFLYRYFELQLKRELKNASSGSKNLALVLYDIDHFKKINDTFGHEFGNTVLRAIARSLKNHTRKNNVIARYGGEEFCIIVTGMGRDHAIKYADRLRNLVGSLEFKTDKGEIIRVAMSAGIAMIGDVPSDNPSEFVKAADCALYRSKNSGRNRISVFDKNLDDINRCG; encoded by the coding sequence ATGTTTAAGGACAAAAGAATACAGGCACTGGCTATATCGCTTATCCTATGCATATCCTATTTCTTATGGATTGCGCCATTAAAACCTATCCGTATAGCCAATCTAAAGATCATAGACACATACTTTGCGCTTAGCTCTAAAGTGACCTCTTCCCCAAAAGCCTTTGAAGATATAGTGCTCGTTACTATCGACGATGAATCGCTGCGGCGGATAAATATCCAGTGGCCGTGGCCCAGAAGCGTCATAGCGGGTATCATAAGCAAAATTTCACAGCAGGGCCCGCGGCTGATCTTGGCCGATCTTGTATTTGCCGGAAAGAGCGTTAACCCGGAAGAAGACCTGGCGCTTATAAACACGCTAAAAGATTCTAAGAACGTTATAGGCGCGGCATACTTCGGTAATGACGGCAGATACGTTATCCCCGATGAGCCGATAGCTCTTAGTCTGGCGGATTTTGGGTTTGTGAATAAACCAAGAGACGCGGACAATTCTGTCAGAAGGACAAGGCCTTACTTCCTGTCGCCTTCAGGAGAAGTCATAGATTATTCCCTTTCTCTAAAGGCGGCCGGGCGTATCCTAAATATGCCGACAGCCGGCCTTGCGGCTACACTGCCCTTATCAAAAGACGGTACCGCATATATTAAATTTTTCGGCAGGACGGAAAAATTTAATATTGTCCCCGTATGGAAAATTATGGATAGCAGTATTAACACCATTCCCTTAAAAAACAAGACAGTACTATTGGGCGTAACCAGCGAATCTTTCCATGATGCATACAGTACACCACTGGGAATAATGCCCGGGCTGACCATAGACCTAAATGAAATGCTTACATACACGAATAAAAAATTCTTTCGTTACGCGGCTGGCAATATGAACTCAGTCATCATATTCCTCTTTCTCCTGATGGCCGTGATGGGGGCATTAAGGCTTCATGTCATCACAGGCACCGTCTTTGGCATAGCGTTAATTGCGGCATCTTTCTTCCTGGGGTTATTTTTATTCACAAAATATATAATAACAGATACTTTCGGCGCGATATTTCTTATAGCCGCATCCACCATATTATTGCACGGAGCCAGGTCCGTACTTTTGGCACTGGAAAATATAGTACTAAAGAAAGAGGCTATTACAGACGGTCTTACAGGCTTATTTTTATACAGATACTTTGAGCTACAGCTTAAGAGGGAATTAAAAAACGCGTCTTCAGGCAGTAAAAATCTTGCGCTGGTACTATATGATATCGACCACTTTAAGAAGATAAATGACACATTTGGTCATGAATTCGGCAACACTGTACTAAGGGCGATAGCAAGGAGCCTTAAGAACCACACCAGGAAAAATAACGTAATAGCCCGCTATGGCGGAGAAGAGTTCTGTATTATAGTTACAGGAATGGGCCGTGACCACGCTATAAAATATGCTGATAGGCTGCGGAATCTGGTTGGCAGCCTGGAATTTAAAACCGATAAGGGCGAAATAATCAGGGTCGCCATGAGCGCCGGCATAGCAATGATAGGAGATGTCCCTTCGGATAATCCCAGCGAATTTGTAAAAGCGGCTGACTGCGCGCTCTATAGGTCTAAAAACAGCGGACGCAACAGAATTAGTGTTTTTGATAAGAATTTGGATGATATAAATAGATGCGGATAA
- a CDS encoding diguanylate cyclase, translating to MPKFKLHVRVGIVISALSLLFIFTFTSIQLNNHLERLNAYNKYRARLSTIIVKTTLEMLAKDMQGEDELSGIFGAAIDSFSSEGVVEKISVLSMDGKVVTTNDPIVREFGEAAQDIETYSNLSRATGQESWFYSSINENTKIIDIYIPLATGAVKKYIAKLSFSIGNISQAIVDTMVPIVLTSIAVILGNLVLGFILLKTVVWPIEVLNSATKEIASGNLDMKVSINTNDEIQELGETFNEMTIALKKMKEKAENANPLTKLPGNNVIRDEVESRIARGSKFVAVHVDLDNFKAYNDRYGIAKGDEVIKFTSKVLEGAIRSKGNTGDFLGHEGGDDFFIITTPDKVDLVTGEIISEFDSKVRTFYSEEDLKTGFIMEKDRKGEIVKFPIMSISMAGVTNQVRPISSYGELTNIAVSIKVKAKQVKKSNFILDRRTV from the coding sequence ATGCCCAAATTTAAGCTACATGTAAGAGTCGGTATTGTCATAAGCGCCTTGTCGCTTCTTTTTATTTTTACCTTCACTTCAATACAGCTTAATAATCATCTCGAGAGGCTCAACGCTTACAATAAATACCGCGCCCGTCTTAGCACAATAATAGTCAAGACCACTTTGGAGATGCTCGCCAAGGATATGCAGGGCGAAGATGAATTGTCCGGCATATTCGGCGCAGCCATAGATTCTTTTTCCAGTGAAGGTGTAGTGGAAAAGATATCGGTTCTATCCATGGACGGAAAAGTAGTAACTACAAACGATCCTATAGTGAGAGAGTTTGGCGAGGCCGCGCAGGATATAGAGACATACAGCAATCTTTCCCGCGCAACCGGGCAGGAATCCTGGTTCTATTCGTCAATTAATGAGAACACCAAGATAATAGATATTTATATACCCCTTGCCACAGGAGCGGTAAAAAAATATATAGCAAAACTATCTTTTTCCATAGGGAATATAAGCCAGGCAATTGTGGATACGATGGTGCCCATAGTCCTTACTTCAATAGCCGTTATACTGGGCAATTTGGTGCTCGGGTTTATTCTATTGAAAACGGTGGTATGGCCCATAGAGGTTCTTAATAGCGCGACCAAGGAAATAGCCAGCGGCAATCTGGATATGAAGGTCTCTATTAACACAAATGATGAAATACAGGAACTTGGAGAAACATTCAACGAGATGACGATTGCCTTAAAGAAAATGAAGGAGAAGGCTGAAAACGCCAATCCGCTTACAAAATTGCCCGGGAACAATGTTATACGGGATGAGGTGGAAAGCAGGATAGCCAGGGGAAGTAAGTTTGTGGCGGTACATGTGGATCTGGATAATTTTAAAGCATACAATGACAGATACGGTATAGCGAAGGGCGACGAGGTAATTAAATTTACGAGCAAAGTATTGGAAGGCGCAATAAGATCTAAAGGGAACACGGGAGACTTTCTGGGCCATGAGGGTGGCGATGACTTTTTTATTATAACAACGCCGGATAAAGTCGATTTAGTAACTGGGGAAATAATATCCGAATTTGACTCTAAGGTGAGAACCTTTTATTCAGAAGAAGACCTAAAGACGGGTTTTATTATGGAGAAGGACAGGAAGGGAGAGATTGTCAAATTTCCTATAATGAGTATATCCATGGCAGGTGTCACTAATCAGGTAAGGCCGATATCGAGTTATGGAGAATTGACAAATATAGCCGTTAGCATAAAAGTGAAGGCCAAACAGGTAAAGAAAAGTAACTTCATACTTGATAGGAGGACGGTTTAG
- the recJ gene encoding single-stranded-DNA-specific exonuclease RecJ, with amino-acid sequence MRRIWKIKDQNAAMQNSFYSELNISKITAQLLSNRGIDNVKDAGEFLACSLSSCHDPFLLKDMDKAVTRIKKAVCDKERILVYGDYDVDGMTSVAMLKQALLNLGATVETYIPNRLEEGYGLNTNAIKKAVNDGVSLIITVDCGISSFKEIEYAKALRIDVIVTDHHEIVNSRLPQAYAIINPLQESCNYPFKHLAGVGLAYKLVKALYEGTSFFAEDFLDLVSLGTIADIVPLIGENRILAKHGLDEINKRNRMGINALTEISGLSGKDISSGHIGFMLGPRINAMGRVGSPQKAIDLLLTDNKDEAAILAKVLDTENKNRQKIESRVLDEALSKLEREVNFKHHKVIVLGSVGWHAGVIGIVASRIADRFYRPTILISLDGKHGKGSGRSVEKFNLFNVMLQCKDLLIGFGGHEGACGLTIDKDRLDEFRDKINIEAEKCTHEDTFSQQLDIDMEIPLNMLTENVINEIESLAPFGEENPRPVFSSRNLVVKDGPRQIGKKGFKMWVTDNNVTCEAVNFGRNEILIPKTGSGVDLAYMPSINDWQGVQSIQLELKDIK; translated from the coding sequence ATGCGAAGAATTTGGAAAATAAAAGATCAAAATGCCGCGATGCAGAATAGTTTTTATTCTGAATTGAATATCTCGAAGATAACGGCCCAGCTTTTATCAAATAGAGGCATAGACAATGTAAAAGATGCCGGCGAATTTCTTGCCTGTTCTTTGTCGTCCTGCCACGACCCATTCCTGCTAAAAGATATGGACAAGGCCGTTACCCGAATAAAAAAGGCGGTATGCGATAAGGAAAGAATTCTGGTTTATGGCGATTATGATGTAGACGGCATGACCAGCGTTGCCATGCTAAAGCAGGCGCTTTTGAATTTGGGCGCGACGGTCGAGACGTACATACCAAATAGGCTTGAAGAAGGGTATGGCCTTAATACCAATGCTATAAAAAAAGCCGTTAATGACGGAGTGTCGCTGATAATTACCGTAGATTGCGGCATAAGTTCTTTTAAGGAAATTGAGTATGCCAAAGCGTTAAGAATAGATGTAATTGTGACAGATCATCATGAAATAGTAAATTCCCGCTTACCGCAGGCTTACGCTATTATAAATCCGCTGCAGGAATCCTGCAACTACCCATTCAAGCATCTTGCCGGCGTAGGACTTGCTTATAAATTAGTCAAAGCTCTTTATGAAGGGACTTCGTTTTTTGCGGAAGATTTTCTCGATCTTGTAAGCCTTGGCACTATAGCGGACATAGTTCCATTGATAGGAGAGAACAGGATCCTGGCCAAGCACGGTCTGGATGAAATAAACAAGAGAAATAGAATGGGCATCAATGCCCTTACCGAAATTTCCGGATTGAGCGGTAAGGATATTTCAAGCGGGCACATTGGCTTTATGTTAGGGCCCAGAATAAATGCTATGGGCCGCGTAGGCTCTCCTCAAAAGGCTATAGACCTTTTACTTACGGATAATAAGGATGAAGCCGCCATTCTGGCCAAAGTGCTGGATACCGAAAACAAGAACAGGCAAAAGATAGAATCGCGCGTACTGGACGAAGCGCTCTCCAAGCTGGAAAGGGAAGTTAATTTTAAACATCACAAGGTGATTGTCTTAGGCAGCGTTGGGTGGCATGCCGGAGTTATAGGGATAGTGGCGTCGAGGATCGCAGACAGGTTTTATAGGCCCACTATATTGATTTCGCTGGATGGAAAACACGGCAAAGGATCCGGTAGGAGCGTAGAGAAGTTCAATCTCTTTAATGTTATGCTCCAGTGTAAGGATCTGCTGATAGGCTTCGGCGGCCATGAAGGGGCCTGCGGACTGACGATAGATAAGGACCGCCTGGATGAGTTTAGGGACAAGATAAATATCGAAGCGGAAAAATGTACCCATGAAGATACATTTAGCCAGCAGCTGGATATCGATATGGAGATACCCCTTAATATGCTTACCGAGAACGTTATAAACGAGATCGAGAGCCTGGCGCCATTTGGCGAAGAGAATCCTCGGCCGGTATTTTCTTCGCGCAACCTTGTCGTAAAGGACGGCCCAAGACAGATAGGTAAGAAAGGTTTTAAGATGTGGGTTACCGACAACAATGTTACCTGCGAGGCCGTGAACTTCGGCAGGAATGAGATCCTGATACCAAAAACAGGTTCCGGCGTAGATCTCGCATACATGCCCTCGATAAATGATTGGCAGGGGGTGCAGTCGATACAGCTGGAACTAAAGGATATAAAGTAA